The following proteins are encoded in a genomic region of Emys orbicularis isolate rEmyOrb1 chromosome 19, rEmyOrb1.hap1, whole genome shotgun sequence:
- the LOC135891502 gene encoding hepatic lectin-like: MDKDRLQDELHIFRDRNYLRQKLRSSRPVYVLLALSYLLILILFAVSLSRVSMLSSQLNEMRNEVKRNNSSNDFKLFPCGPEAREWEYFSGKCYYFSLRETSWQRAKVLCEEEHSRLAIINSHTKQNFIMYRTRNQRFWIGLSDQNSEGEWKWIDGSDSTTGFTYWKEGEPNDSDQNEDCAHVWTYGEWNDVHCTYECYYICEKPAPP; encoded by the exons ATGGACAAGGACAGGCTTCAAGATGAGCTGCACATTTTTAGAG ACAGGAACTACCTCCGGCAGAAGCTGAGATCCTCCCGCCCAGTCTACGTGCTGCTGGCGCTTTCTTACCTGCTGATCCTCATCCTGTTTGCGGTGTCGCTCTCCAGAG TTTCAATGCTCTCTTCACAACTTAATGAAATGCGCAATGAAGTGAAACGGAATAATTCCAGCAACGATTTCAAAC TGTTCCCGTGCGGACCTGAGGCCCGGGAATGGGAATACTTCAGTGGGAAATGTTACTACTTCTCCTTGCGTGAGACATCTTGGCAGAGGGCGAAGGTGCTGTGCGAGGAGGAGCATTCACGCCTGGCCATCATTAACAGCCACACCAAGCAG AATTTTATCATGTACAGGACACGCAACCAGCGCTTCTGGATCGGCCTCTCAGACCAGAACTCAGAAGGGGAGTGGAAATGGATCGACGGGAGCGACTCCACAACTGGTTTTAC GTACTGGAAGGAGGGGGAGCCCAACGACAGCGACCAGAATGAGGACTGTGCACACGTCTGGACCTACGGGGAGTGGAATGACGTGCATTGCACATACGAGTGCTACTACATCTGTGAAAAGCCTGCACCTCCGTGA
- the FBXL12 gene encoding F-box/LRR-repeat protein 12 produces the protein MAAAAGLGALPDSLLLEILWLLPLHERLRGARVCRRWHRLVQDKMLWRFVDLRPYKLSSRILWHLLRQYLRNSLRVLKVRGALYSMRKHEFLSPALLQALGKQCPSLYHLCLTQADLRRLPYDCIPSSLKSMKLSQCEIPVVWFQKSASPETPRVLPQLQHLMIHNVSAFSDQHLLNISSQTSLRTLTLSGTYRLTDAGIQRAAPYLEDLECLVLRKCVITDAAVHFIGRHMKQLRSLEFSNTCSLTDAGLACLAALKCLETLRLESRFKLSPDAIVAMCQALPQLRNLNLDGIDFEDQTIHKIQASLPNCRF, from the exons ATGGCGGCGGCCGCGGGTCTGGGGGCGCTGCCCGACTCCCTCCTGCTGGAGATTCTGTGGCTGCTGCCGCTGCACGAGCGGCTGCGCGGGGCCAG GGTCTGCAGACGCTGGCACAGGCTGGTACAGGACAAGATGCTCTGGAGATTTGTGGATTTAAGGCCCTACAAG ctcagctccaggATCCTGTGGCACCTGCTAAGGCAGTACCTGCGCAATAGCCTGAGAGTACTGAAAGTGAGAGGAGCTCTCTACTCTATGAGAAAGCATGAGTTCCTTTCCCCAGCGCTGTTGCAGGCACTCGGGAAGCAGTGTCCCAGCCTCTATCATCTTTGCCTGACCCAGGCTGACCTCCGTCGGCTCCCATATGACTGTATACCGTCTTCTCTAAAGAGCATGAAGCTGAGCCAGTGTGAGATCCCAGTTGTGTGGTTCCAAAAATCTGCATCTCCAGAGACTCCCAGAGTcctgccacaactgcagcatcTCATGATCCATAACGTCTCTGCCTTTTCTGATCAGCATCTGCTTAACATATCATCTCAGACCAGCCTAAGGACACTGACCCTCTCTGGAACCTACCGGCTGACGGACGCTGGAATTCAGAGAGCAGCCCCATATCTGGAGGACCTGGAATGCCTGGTCCTGCGCAAATGTGTCATTACAGATGCTGCTGTTCACTTCATCGGGCGTCACATGAAACAGCTCCGCTCTTTGGAATTCAGCAATACTTGTTCCCTAACAGATGCGGGCCTGGCTTGTTTAGCAGCCTTGAAGTGCTTGGAAACCCTCCGCCTCGAGTCCAGGTTTAAGCTTTCCCCCGATGCCATTGTTGCTATGTGCCAGGCACTCCCCCAGTTAAGGAATCTCAATTTAGATGGGATTGACTTTGAAGACCAGACAATACATAAAATTCAGGCAAGTTTGCCCAACTGCCGTTTCTAA
- the UBL5 gene encoding ubiquitin-like protein 5, whose translation MIEVVCNDRLGKKVRVKCNTEDTIGDLKKLIAAQTGTRWDKIVLKKWYTIFKDHVSLGDYEIHDGMNLELYYQ comes from the exons ATGATTGAAGTTGTCTGCAACGACCGGCTGGGCAAGAAAGTGCGAGTCAAATGCAA CACTGAGGACACAATCGGCGACCTGAAAAAACTCATTGCAGCTCAGACTGGGACCCGCTGGGACAAAATTGTACTGAAGAAATG GTACACAATCTTCAAGGACCATGTATCACTGGGAGACT ATGAAATCCATGATGGCATGAACCTGGAGTTATATTATCAGTAG